One Prunus dulcis chromosome 7, ALMONDv2, whole genome shotgun sequence DNA segment encodes these proteins:
- the LOC117635077 gene encoding sulfoquinovosidase-like has protein sequence MTTLKITKKHHKHFNNPFPSTPASLPLIQGNLLFNSQTVPSHQHFSIGKDFQLSWSSNNGGSLSIYHQSQPKRAIWSTIPGQAFVSAALAETEVEESRGSFVVKDRKLHLVCHHQTILDIRVIDQFDHSLEAQDQDSPSGFLDLDQKTDSKGTQFPMVLVTGWVFNMRRKKKHSHKYGTLENAQFEGKGPSTCARYWVLFEQKNSNQIGFQVKLGQPNFEFRTKASPAASGRYKGFRRRLGQFQKRRLRWFWSSARPRGFGFVSSSEEELEELKAEEFKEFNRVCLTYSSEENERFYGFGEQFSHMDFKGKRVPILVQEQGIGRGDQPITFAANLISYRAGGDWSTTYAPSPFYMTSKMRSLYLEGYDYSIFDLTKQDRVQIQIHGNSVEGRILHGTSPSELIECFTETIGRPPKLPDWIISGAVVGMQGGTESVRHIWNELKTYNAPISAFWLQDWVGQRETLVGSQLWWNWEVDSIRYTGWQQLIKDLSVQHIKVMTYCNPCLAPCHEKPNRRRNLFEEAKKLDILVKDKLGEPYMVPNTAFDVGMLDLTHPDTASWFKQNLQEMVDDGVRGWMADFGEGLPVDATLYSGEDPISAHNKYPELWAQINREFVDEWKANRVGKEEEDPEEALVFFMRAGFRDSPKWGMLFWEGDQMVSWQTHDGIKSAVVGLLSSGISGYAFNHSDIGGYCAVNLPFINYRRSEELFLRWMELNAFTTVFRTHEGNKPSCNSQFYSNDRTLFHFARFAKIYKAWKFYRVQLVQEAAQKGLPVCRHLFLHYPDDEHVHSLSYHQFLVGTEILVVPVLDKGKNNVKAYFPTGESCTWQHIWTGKHFRRQGVEATVEAPIGCPAVFVKTGSIVGETFLKNLIDLKVL, from the exons ATGACAACCctcaaaatcaccaaaaaacACCACAAACATTTCAACAATCCTTTTCCTTCCACACCTGCATCTCTCCCTCTCATCCAAGGGAACCTCTTGTTCAATTCCCAAACAGTCCCTTCACACCAGCATTTCTCAATTGGCAAGGATTTTCAGCTCTCTTGGAGCTCCAACAATGGTGGGTCTCTCTCAATTTATCACCAATCGCAGCCCAAAAGAGCCATTTGGTCCACCATTCCAGGACAAGCTTTTGTTTCTGCAGCATTGGCAGAAACAGAGGTGGAGGAAAGCAGGGGTTCCTTTGTTGTGAAGGACAGAAAGCTTCATTTGGTTTGCCATCACCAAACCATTCTGGATATAAGGGTGATCGATCAGTTTGATCACTCTCTAGAGGCTCAAGATCAAGATTCTCCATCTGGGTTTTTGGATTTGGACCAGAAAACAGATTCTAAAGGTACCCAATTCCCTATGGTGCTTGTAACTGGCTGGGTTTTCAAcatgagaaggaagaagaagcattCTCATAAATATGGAACTCTTGAAAATGCACAATTTGAGGGAAAGGGACCTTCTACTTGTGCAAGgtattgggttttgtttgagCAGAAAAACAGTAATCAAATTGGATTCCAAGTGAAGCTTGGGCAACCCAACTTTGAATTCCGCACAAAAGCTTCTCCAGCTGCTTCAGGAAGATACAAGGGTTTTAGGAGAAGGCTGGGACAGTTCCAGAAACGCAGGCTTAGGTGGTTTTGGTCCTCTGCAAGGCCAAGagggtttgggtttgtttcCTCATCAGAGGAAGAGTTAGAGGAACTGAAGGCTGAAGAATTCAAAGAATTCAACAGGGTTTGCTTGACATATTCaagtgaagaaaatgagagattTTATGGTTTTGGGGAGCAATTCTCTCACATGGATTTTAAAGGTAAAAGGGTGCCCATTTTGGTTCAGGAACAAGGTATTGGGAGAGGGGATCAACCTATTACCTTTGCAGCTAACTTGATCAGCTACAG GGCTGGGGGCGATTGGAGTACGACCTACGCTCCTTCTCCATTCTATATGACTTCAAAGATGAGGTCTCTTTACCTCGAAGGATATGATTATTCCATATTTGATCTAACAAAGCAAGATAGAGTTCAGATACAG ATACATGGAAATTCAGTTGAAGGGAGGATATTGCATGGAACTTCACCATCTGAGCTCATTGAGTGTTTCACTGAGACCATTGGGAGACCTCCTAAACTTCCTGACTGGATTATTTCTGGAGCTGTTGTTGGCATGCAGGGTGGCACAGAATCTGTACGCCATATTTGGAATGAGCTCAAGACTTACAATGCTCCTATTTCAGCATTTTGGTTGCAG GATTGGGTAGGCCAGAGAGAGACATTGGTTGGTTCACAACTGTGGTGGAATTGGGAAGTAGATTCAATAAGGTATACAGGATGGCAACAACTAATTAAAGATCTTAGCGTTCAGCATATCAAAGTGATGACGTACTGCAACCCATGTCTAGCTCCG TGCCATGAGAAGccaaatagaagaagaaacctCTTTGAGGAAGCAAAGAAGTTGGACATTTTAGTGAAAGACAAGCTTGGAGAGCCATACATGGTTCCAAATACAGCTTTTGATGTAGGAATGTTGGACTTGACACATCCAGATACTGCAAGTTGGTTCAAGCAGAATCTTCAGGAAATGGTGGATGATGGAGTCAGAGGATGGATGGCTGATTTTGGTGAAGGCCTGCCTGTGGATGCCACCCTCTATTCAG GTGAAGATCCTATTTCAGCCCACAACAAATACCCAGAGCTGTGGGCTCAAATAAACAGAGAGTTTGTAGACGAATGGAAAGCTAACCGCGTGGGTAAGGAGGAAGAAGACCCAGAGGAGGCCTTGGTATTTTTTATGAGGGCTGGTTTCAGAGATAGTCCCAAATGGGGGATGCTGTTTTGGGAAGGAGACCAAATGGTAAGTTGGCAGACTCATGATGGAATAAAGAGTGCTGTTGTTGGTCTACTCAGCAGTGGAATTTCTGGGTATGCTTTTAATCACAGTGATATTGGAGGGTACTGTGCTGTAAACTTACCGTTTATTAATTACCGAAGAAGTGAAGAGTTGTTTTTGCGATGGATGGAGCTAAATGCTTTCACAACTGTTTTCCGGACACATGAA GGAAACAAACCATCTTGCAACAGCCAATTCTACTCCAATGACCGGACTCTATTCCATTTTGCACGCTTTGCTAAAATCTATAAAGCTTGGAAGTTCTACAGAGTCCAGCTTGTTCAG GAAGCCGCTCAAAAAGGTCTTCCTGTATGCCGCCACCTATTTCTGCATTACCCAGATGATGAACATGTGCACAGTTTGAGCTACCACCAGTTTTTGGTCGGTACTGAGATTCTAGTGGTGCCCGTCCTAGACAAGGGCAAAAATAACGTCAAGGCCTATTTTCCAACAGGAGAAAGTTGTACTTGGCAACATATATGGACTGGAAAACATTTTAGAAGGCAGGGTGTTGAAGCCACAGTAGAAGCTCCAATTGGCTGTCCTGCTGTATTTGTTAAGACTGGCTCCATTGTTGGAGAgacttttttgaaaaatcttatAGATTTGAAGGTTCTTTAA
- the LOC117635079 gene encoding pentatricopeptide repeat-containing protein At1g80270, mitochondrial-like yields the protein MWALRRASLPLRSQAFNIRSSRACCANLELPITYGQEDACFHESCKSMPDGCLSSKRLYYTTQVSWNFSVDRRSFSSQAGAESSGEKDDLEDGFSELEALPSAEASQHEDELISEPELSEDEEEVEPSQHELELSENGADSIEKRSPRKRNVSELFKAILAFPGFSVHGALDKWVKAGNDLNRAEISLAMFNFRKRQMFGRALQLSEWLEEHKQIEFVERDYASRVDLIAKVRGLYKAEKYIETIPASFRGEVIYRTLLAYAVSTHNLKKSEEIFNKMKDLEFPVTPFTCNQLLLLYKRLDKKKMADVLLLMEKENVKPTAFTYKLLIDTKGQSNDMTGMDQVYETMKAEGCEPDITVKAILAKHYAAGGLKEKAEAVLKDMEGGNLKENRWACQALLPLYAELGQVDEVERVWKVCESNPRLQEFMAAIKAWGMLNKIEEAEAVFEKMSNTFKKLSSRHYYVLLKVYANGKKLTKGKDLVKRMADNKCDIGPLTWDALVKLYVEAGELEKADSMLQKAAQTNRKKPLFNSYMTIMEQYSKKGDTHNAEKMFYRMRQAGYVARVRQFQTLIQAYINAKTSPYGIWERMKADNIFPNKSLLAQLAQVDPFKKTAASDLLD from the exons ATGTGGGCTCTTCGTCGTGCTTCTCTTCCTCTCAG GAGCCAAGCATTTAACATAAGAAGTTCTCGTGCATGTTGTGCTAATTTGGAGCTACCAATCACCTATGGACAAGAGGATGCTTGTTTCCATGAGTCCTGTAAATCAATGCCTGATGGATGCCTGTCATCCAAGAGATTATACTACACAACACAAGTTTCTTGGAACTTCTCAGTGGATAGACGCAGCTTTTCTTCACAAGCTGGTGCAGAAAGCAGTGGAGAGAAAGATGACTTGGAAGATGGGTTTTCTGAACTAGAAGCACTACCTAGTGCTGAGGCTTCCCAACATGAAGATGAATTAATTTCTGAACCAGAACTCtctgaagatgaagaagaagttgaGCCTTCTCAACATGAGTTGGAGTTGTCAGAGAATGGGGCTGATTCAATTGAGAAAAGATCACCAAGGAAAAGGAATGTTTCAGAACTGTTTAAGGCCATTTTAGCTTTCCCAGGGTTCTCTGTTCATGGAGCTCTTGATAAGTGGGTTAAAGCAGGAAATGATCTAAATAGGGCAGAGATATCGCTGGCCATGTTCAATTTTCGCAAGCGTCAAATGTTTGGGAGGGCATTACAG CTTTCAGAGTGGTTGGAGGAACATAAGCAGATTGAATTTGTTGAAAGAGATTATGCATCTCGCGTTGACTTAATTGCCAAAGTACGTGGCCTCTATAAGGCAGAGAAATACATTGAGACAATCCCAGCATCCTTTAGAGGTGAGGTAATTTACCGAACCCTGTTGGCATACGCTGTCTCTACCCACAATTTGAAGAAATCTGaagaaattttcaacaaaatgaaGGACCTGGAATTCCCAGTCACACCATTTACTTGCAACCAGTTGCTACTCCTCTACAAGAGGCTtgacaagaagaaaatggcaGATGTATTACTGTTAatggagaaagaaaatgtCAAGCCGACGGCCTTTACTTATAAACTCTTAATAGATACCAAAGGCCAGTCCAATGACATGACTGGAATGGATCAAGTTTATGAGACAATGAAGGCTGAAGGATGTGAGCCAGACATCACTGTAAAAGCCATCTTGGCTAAGCACTATGCTGCTGGCGGGCTTAAAGAAAAAGCTGAGGCAGTTTTGAAAGATATGGAAGGCGGAAACTTAAAAGAGAACCGTTGGGCTTGTCAAGCTTTGCTTCCTCTTTATGCTGAGTTGGGACAGGTTGATGAAGTAGAGAGAGTTTGGAAGGTCTGTGAGTCAAATCCTCGGCTTCAAGAGTTCATGGCTGCAATTAAAGCTTGGGGAATGTtgaataaaattgaagaagcAGAGGCAGTTTTTGAGAAGATGTCAAATACATTTAAGAAACTTTCTTCAAGGCATTATTATGTGCTTTTGAAGGTCTACGCAAATGGAAAGAAGCTCACTAAGGGTAAAGATCTTGTTAAGCGTATGGCAGATAACAAATGTGACATCGGCCCGTTAACTTGGGATGCACTTGTGAAACTCTATGTGGAAGCAGGTGAGCTTGAAAAGGCTGACTCTATGTTGCAGAAGGCTGCCCAGACGAACCGGAAGAAGCCACTGTTCAATTCTTACATGACCATTATGGAGCAATATTCAAAGAAAGGTGACACCCATAACGCTGAAAAGATGTTTTATAGGATGAGACAGGCTGGTTATGTGGCTCGAGTTCGTCAGTTCCAAACTCTAATTCAGGCCTATATAAATGCCAAAACTTCACCTTATGGAATCTGGGAGAGGATGAAGGCAGATAATATATTTCCCAACAAATCTTTACTGGCACAGCTGGCACAAGTTGATCCGTTTAAGAAGACAGCGGCGTCTGATTTGCTTGATTGA
- the LOC117635078 gene encoding arginine/serine-rich coiled-coil protein 2 isoform X2: MDLNLDSPPAADGGDAKTAFRKPATDAANRKYRRRSPVGGSSPSDGSPVHEHNCSPKNSREDPGKVSEYQTRRRDDGRELERDSNRRYYGRSSDSYRHSDRQSSRSLHGYYKHDDCIKHDKHADEEDKNYQKLSSRSGRESRGSAYYDHIKSREYSRNLDKYSRDKYDGSGYRNKDKDRESSFPENQKYKDKDSLSQRVGSGRRHGHFEEMERERDRHALDRDVQDEKKDYRRNSGDYISERIFSYEESKGQRSDSISRRDEGKHRMKEGYKSELKELDDDNVSKEQRKKYDDKETSWGNRITRETSERSADKHYMKSENQESTAKRPKLFSSEKGIDGRKDVSKFTTTADGRESSSSKQVQEDEMTTEKTQANDAEAANDINAAKVAALKAAELVNRNLIGVGPVGCMTADQKKKLLWGNKKSTTAEEVGHRWDTTLFSDRERQEKFNKLMGVKGEVKVEQKPENEDQKQKELQMDLEKQYTAGLRRRDGRTVGLGL, encoded by the exons ATGGATTTGAACTTAGACTCTCCACCCGCTGCAGACGGTGGTGATGCAAAAACAGCATTTCGCAAGCCTGCAACTGATGCAGCCAACAGGAAGTATCGGCGCCGTTCTCCAGTTGGCGGTTCATCTCCCTCTGATG ggaGTCCTGTGCATGAGCATAACTGTagcccaaaaaattcaagggAAGACCCTGGAAAAGTCTCTGAAtatcaaacaagaagaagagatgatGGGAGGGAATTAGAGAGGGATTCAAACAGGAGGTATTATGGAAGAAGCAGTGATTCCTACCGGCATTCTGATAGACAATCCTCCAGAAGTTTGCATGGGTACTATAAGCATGATGACTGCATCAAACATGACAAACACGCTGACgaagaagataaaaattaTCAGAAGTTATCTTCTCGTTCTGGTAGGGAGTCAAGAGGTAGTGCTTATTATGATCATATTAAGTCAAGAGaatattcaagaaatttggacAAATATTCTCGTGATAAATATGATGGTTCTGGATATAGGAACAAAGATAAAGATAGAGAATCTTCATTTCCTGAGAACCAGAAATATAAAGATAAGGACTCATTGTCTCAGAGAGTTGGATCTGGCAGGAGACATGGACATTTTGAAGAGATGGAAAGGGAACGAGATAGGCATGCATTGGACAGAGATGTTCAGGATGAGAAAAAGGATTACCGTAGGAATTCAGGTGATTATATAAGTGAACGGATTTTCTCATATGAAGAGTCCAAGGGGCAACGAAGTGACTCAATTTCCAGGAGAGATGAAGGTAAACATCGCATGAAAGAAGGTTACAAGAGCGAATTAAAGGAATTGGATGATGACAACGTTTCCAAAGAGCAAAGGAAGAAATATGATGATAAGGAAACTAGTTGGGGCAACAGAATTACTAGAGAAACATCAGAGCGGTCTGCAGATAAACATTATATGAAGAGCGAAAATCAAGAATCTACTGCAAAAAGACCAAAGTTATTTAGCTCAGAGAAGGGCATTGATGGTCGAAAAGATG TTTCAAAGTTCACAACTACAGCGGATGGAAGGGAGTCTTCAAGTTCCAAGCAAGTTCAAGAAGATGAAATGACTACTGAAAAAACTCAGGCCAATGATGCGGAGGCTGCTAATGATATAAATGCTGCCAAAGTTGCTGCGTTGAAAGCTGCTGAATTGG TTAATAGGAACCTTATCGGTGTTGGCCCTGTGGGATGCATGACTGCTGACCAGAAGAAAAAGCTGCTGTGGGGAAACAAAAAGAGCACAACAGCAGAAGAG GTTGGCCACCGTTGGGATACAACTTTGTTTTCTGATCGGGAAAGAcaagaaaaattcaacaaactcATG GGTGTGAAGGGCGAAGTAAAGGTGGAACAGAAACCCGAGAACGAAGATCAGAAGCAGAAGGAACTCCAAATGGATTTAGAGAAGCAGTACACTGCTGGACTGCGAAGAAGAGATGGCCGTACTGTTGGATTAGGTCTTTAA
- the LOC117635078 gene encoding RNA-binding protein 25 isoform X1 codes for MDLNLDSPPAADGGDAKTAFRKPATDAANRKYRRRSPVGGSSPSDGSPVHEHNCSPKNSREDPGKVSEYQTRRRDDGRELERDSNRRYYGRSSDSYRHSDRQSSRSLHGYYKHDDCIKHDKHADEEDKNYQKLSSRSGRESRGSAYYDHIKSREYSRNLDKYSRDKYDGSGYRNKDKDRESSFPENQKYKDKDSLSQRVGSGRRHGHFEEMERERDRHALDRDVQDEKKDYRRNSGDYISERIFSYEESKGQRSDSISRRDEGKHRMKEGYKSELKELDDDNVSKEQRKKYDDKETSWGNRITRETSERSADKHYMKSENQESTAKRPKLFSSEKGIDGRKDVSKFTTTADGRESSSSKQVQEDEMTTEKTQANDAEAANDINAAKVAALKAAELVNRNLIGVGPVGCMTADQKKKLLWGNKKSTTAEEVGHRWDTTLFSDRERQEKFNKLMSLRLPWCLWPIVGCEGRSKGGTETRERRSEAEGTPNGFREAVHCWTAKKRWPYCWIRSLSILTFLRTVKAPGYSVVLLCKSHIYDSMLIFLLGVVDLRRKMVSHDNLTMCKARKFDCNMLGMNSSSIFLLLSSHLNSCAFVHLTATLYVCVCEFDPLTENNVSLWRQAIKACLITILFLGFRFC; via the exons ATGGATTTGAACTTAGACTCTCCACCCGCTGCAGACGGTGGTGATGCAAAAACAGCATTTCGCAAGCCTGCAACTGATGCAGCCAACAGGAAGTATCGGCGCCGTTCTCCAGTTGGCGGTTCATCTCCCTCTGATG ggaGTCCTGTGCATGAGCATAACTGTagcccaaaaaattcaagggAAGACCCTGGAAAAGTCTCTGAAtatcaaacaagaagaagagatgatGGGAGGGAATTAGAGAGGGATTCAAACAGGAGGTATTATGGAAGAAGCAGTGATTCCTACCGGCATTCTGATAGACAATCCTCCAGAAGTTTGCATGGGTACTATAAGCATGATGACTGCATCAAACATGACAAACACGCTGACgaagaagataaaaattaTCAGAAGTTATCTTCTCGTTCTGGTAGGGAGTCAAGAGGTAGTGCTTATTATGATCATATTAAGTCAAGAGaatattcaagaaatttggacAAATATTCTCGTGATAAATATGATGGTTCTGGATATAGGAACAAAGATAAAGATAGAGAATCTTCATTTCCTGAGAACCAGAAATATAAAGATAAGGACTCATTGTCTCAGAGAGTTGGATCTGGCAGGAGACATGGACATTTTGAAGAGATGGAAAGGGAACGAGATAGGCATGCATTGGACAGAGATGTTCAGGATGAGAAAAAGGATTACCGTAGGAATTCAGGTGATTATATAAGTGAACGGATTTTCTCATATGAAGAGTCCAAGGGGCAACGAAGTGACTCAATTTCCAGGAGAGATGAAGGTAAACATCGCATGAAAGAAGGTTACAAGAGCGAATTAAAGGAATTGGATGATGACAACGTTTCCAAAGAGCAAAGGAAGAAATATGATGATAAGGAAACTAGTTGGGGCAACAGAATTACTAGAGAAACATCAGAGCGGTCTGCAGATAAACATTATATGAAGAGCGAAAATCAAGAATCTACTGCAAAAAGACCAAAGTTATTTAGCTCAGAGAAGGGCATTGATGGTCGAAAAGATG TTTCAAAGTTCACAACTACAGCGGATGGAAGGGAGTCTTCAAGTTCCAAGCAAGTTCAAGAAGATGAAATGACTACTGAAAAAACTCAGGCCAATGATGCGGAGGCTGCTAATGATATAAATGCTGCCAAAGTTGCTGCGTTGAAAGCTGCTGAATTGG TTAATAGGAACCTTATCGGTGTTGGCCCTGTGGGATGCATGACTGCTGACCAGAAGAAAAAGCTGCTGTGGGGAAACAAAAAGAGCACAACAGCAGAAGAG GTTGGCCACCGTTGGGATACAACTTTGTTTTCTGATCGGGAAAGAcaagaaaaattcaacaaactcATG AGTCTGAGGTTGCCTTGGTGCCTATGGCCAATTGTAGGGTGTGAAGGGCGAAGTAAAGGTGGAACAGAAACCCGAGAACGAAGATCAGAAGCAGAAGGAACTCCAAATGGATTTAGAGAAGCAGTACACTGCTGGACTGCGAAGAAGAGATGGCCGTACTGTTGGATTAGGTCTTTAAGCATCCTCACATTCCTTCGTACTGTGAAGGCACCGGGATATTCTGTTGTACTCTTGTGCAAGAGTCACATTTATGATTCTATGCTAATTTTCTTATTGGGAGTTGTAGATCTTCGCAGAAAAATGGTTTCACATGACAATTTAACAATGTGTAAAGCTAGAAAATTCGATTGCAATATGCTCGGTATGAACTCAAGCTCCATTTTCCTATTGCTTTCCAGCCATCTTAATTCATGTGCATTTGTTCATCTTACAGCAACTTTGTATGTGTGTGTTTGCGAGTTTGACCCTCTTACAGAAAACAATGTTTCTCTTTGGCGTCAAGCCATTAAGGCTTGTTTGAtaactattttgtttttaggttTTAGATTTTGTTAG